One genomic window of Campylobacter fetus subsp. fetus includes the following:
- a CDS encoding RNA recognition motif domain-containing protein encodes MNIYVGNLSYRMTESELREVFSSFGEVTRAKIVKDKETNRSKGFGFVEMSSDEQAKKAIEGTNGKEVGGRALRVNEARPRD; translated from the coding sequence ATTAACATTTATGTTGGTAATCTGTCATATCGAATGACAGAGTCTGAGCTTAGAGAAGTTTTTAGTAGTTTTGGTGAAGTTACACGCGCAAAAATTGTAAAAGATAAAGAAACAAATCGTTCTAAAGGTTTTGGATTTGTCGAAATGAGTAGTGATGAACAAGCAAAAAAAGCTATTGAAGGAACCAATGGCAAAGAAGTTGGCGGTAGAGCACTTAGAGTAAATGAGGCTAGACCAAGAGATTAA